The region TTCATCGTCAAAATTTTCCTGACCGGCATAATGCTGGCCAAAGGCATCACTGGAAAAGAGGATTTTGTCTTCCTTGAGATAGGTAAACATGCTGTCCGGCCAGTGCAGCATCCGGGCTTCCAAAAAAGTCAGGGTCCTTTTCCCCAGACTCAGTTCCGTGCCGTTTTCCACGGCGTGATAATTCCACTTCTGCGGGAAATGGCGGGACAGGTTCTTTAAACCCATTTTTGAACAATACAGCGGTTTATCTTCGCCGATTTTATGCATGACCCGGGCCAGACCGCCGGAATGATCCATTTCGGTATGGTTGCTGATGACAAAGTCAATCGTTTTAGGATCAACAATTTGGGCGATGTTTTCCAGCAGTTGGTCGACAAAATCCTTTTTGACGGTATCAATCAGAGTGATCTTTTCATCTATGATCAGAAAAGCGTTATAGCTGGTGCCGTCATAGGTTGAATAGCCATGAAAATCGCGGATGTTCCAGTCATTAACGCCTACGTCATAAATCCCTTTTGCAATTTCAACGGGTTTCATATGCTAACCTCAATTTGAAGAATCAATGTTTAATTAAGATTCTTTTTCAAAATCATCCTTTAAAGCGCCGCATACCGGGCATTCCCAGTCATCCGGCAGGTCTTCGAATTTTGTTCCGGGATCAATACCATTATCAGGATCGCCTTTCCGGGGATCGTACACATAGCCGCAAATCGAACATACGTAGTTGTCCATTTTACTCCTCCATTTCTGATCGTTGTTTTTTCCTGTAAATGAGTCGGGTTTTACATTGGGTTTGATTGCATCGGTTCGTTCTTCCGAAATCATGTGACCGGCACGCTCCCCGCCGCGAAGCACTGACGCACGTCAGAACCCCCGCCCGTTAGGGCGGGAAGCTTCACAACCGGCACATTACTGCTTGCCGGTTTTAGGCCCAGGTGCGCTATAAGCTACTGATAAGGTCTTTAACCCTTTTTTCGATTTTGTCGCGAACGTTGCGCATGAAATCGATTCCTTTTCCGGCAGGATCCGGCAGATCCCAGTCCTGTACCCGGGCACCAGGTACAAACGGGCATTTTTCCCCGCAGCCCATGGTTATAATCAGTTCCGGTTGCAGCGTGGCTATCGCCGCCTCCAGGGACTGGGGCCGGCGGAAGGCCATGTCGACACCTTTTTCTTCCATAACTTCAACCATGACAGGGTTGATTTTATCGACAGGGCTGCCGCCGCCGGTAAACACTTCAAGTTTGTCGCCTCCGAAAATCTGGGCAAAAGTGCCGGCCATCTGACTGCGACAGGCGTTTTCCCGGCAGGCAAACAGGACTTTTTTACGACCTTGCAACGGTTTTACCAGATCGGCGACCGCTTTCTCCACATCTTCATGGACCGTCGGATGCTTTGCCATATCGCCTGAGTTTTCGATCTGCCAGTATGTCAGGCTCCCATTATAGCCGGCGCCCACGGCATCGAAGAAGTACTTGGCCGTCAGGATGACGCCTTCGAAAAGGTTTTTTCCTTTAGTGGCGCCGAGGGATAGCAGAAATCCGCGCCGAAAGTTTCGGGCCGGATCGGTCAAGTTCAATTTATATTTTCGGGACCAGAGTGCCTGACTCCTGTCAATCAGCGCCTTGAGCTGAGCGGTGACGTTGTAAAAGTAAACGGGCGAGGCCAGCAGGATCACATCGGCCGCGCGAAATAAAGGATAGATTTCAGGTTTCATGTCGTCGTCCTGCGTGATGCAGTAACCGTTCTTTTCACAAAAACCACACCCGATACAGAACTTAATATTCTTTTTGACCACTTCAATAACATGGGTCCGAGCCCCTAATTTTTCGGCTTCGTTCATGAACGCCGAAAGCAGAAAGTTGGTATTAGCCTTTTTTCTCGGGCTGCCCTGTAATCCCAGTACGAACATGAAAAACGTTCTCCTTTGTCTTTTATTTTTATTGAATACCCAGGGTCTGTGGAAAAATGTTCTGACAGATATTGCAGTCGCCATAGCTAACCCGGATATTTCATGAATGATATTATACGAATTTTTAAAAAAACATCTTCAGGAAACATCCGGGTTATGCAGTTTTCAGGGCATCTCCGGCTGGGCAACAAGCTTTAGACTAGGCCTGACCCTCCAGGGTGCACTGGGTGAAGTCGATTGGTTTTTTACAAACATCGCAAACATGGGTTGTGTCAAATTCGTCCGAAAATATTTCTTTTTCCGCGCCGCAGGCGGGGCATTTGCAGGCAAACGATTTTAAGCTTTTGAACGATTCAAAACCAGGGCAATGTTTCGGTGTTGTCATAATCTCCTCCTTTGGTCCCGTTGTTTATAAGTGCTATTTTAGTTTCTTGGCAATTTCACGTCCGTAATCCTGGGCCATTTTGACGCCGCCGCCAAGGGCGCTCGACTTTAACCTCAGCGGATCGCCGACCATATCCATTTTAAAAATATTTTTCATGGTGTTGAAAATACGGTCGGGGGCTTCTCCGCTCCAGCCAAAAGCACCGAAGGCCCCGCCGATTTTGGCTTCAAGCCCGGCTTTTTCAGCAAGAAATAGAAGGGTTTTCATCCCCTGCATCATATCGCCGTGGTAAGTGGCCGATCCCAATATAAGGGCGTCATAACCTTCAAGGTCGGCTTCTTTTTTAATGTCCTTGACGTCTTTAACTGCAGCATCGACACCGGAGAATCGAAGGCCTTCTGCAATCAGTTCGCCGATCCGTTGAGTTTCTCCGGTTCGGGTTGCATACACAATAAGTGCTTTGGCCATGTTGTTATCCCTTTTTTCCTATTCTATGGTCAACCCCTTCGGGAGCACAGTCCGGTGTATAGCAGGTGGTGTCCAAAAAATCGCATTTCTGCTTGCATGCCGGGCACTCGTTGGGCGGTATGTCCGCATCCAGCGTGTATCCGCAGTTACTGCATTTCCAATTGACCATAACATCACCTCCTTTTCCCAATTCCTGAATTCCTAAATTCATCAATCTGTCACTAATAAAGTGTTTTTACGCTTTCCAGTGGCCGTGCAGATTGCAATATTCCCGGGCGGTAATCTTTTTGGCATCTACATTAAACGTTGCTTCAGGTGCGTCACCGGGATTCAGAAACTGCCGGTAAGTCTTCCCGTCGGCGATAATTTCGACCCATTCGATGTAGTGCTTGGCTTCCATGGGATGGGCAACGCTTCCGACTTTAACGTTAACGTCTTCCGCGGTTTTTTTCACAACGGGAACATGCTTTTCCTTGGCGGCATCGACGGTATTTTCAACCAGCAAATTCATCGGCTGGCCGCAGCATACCAGTTCGCCTTCGCCGGCATGTAATACCTCAACGATATTTCCGCAAACGTTACATTTATAAACTTCCAGTCTTGCTGTCATGATTATTTCCTCCTTTTACCAGTTTTCTCCCAGCAGTTCAAAATGGGCCTTGGGATGAGCACAGGCGGGACATGCTTCCGGGGCTTCGCTGCCTTTATGAAGATAGCCGCAGTTTCGGCAGCGCCATACAACCGTGTCGTCCCGCTTGAATACCCGGCCGGATTCGATATTGGCTGCCAGATCAAGATATCTCTTTTCGTGCTGTTTCTCTGCGACGCTGACCGCTTCAAACACCATGGCAACATCCTCAAACCCTTCTTTGCGCGCGGTTTTGGCAAAGCCGGGATACAGATATGAATACTCTTCATGCTCTCCGGCCGCCGCCGCTTTGAGGTTTTCAAGGGTTGTGCCGATAACGCCTGCCGGGAACATGGCCGTAATTTCCAGCATATCACCTTCTAAGAATTTAAAGAACCGTTTGGCATGTTCTTTTTCCTGATTTGCGGTTTCCTCGAATATGTCTGCAATCTGAACGTAACCTTCCTTTTTTGCCTGGCCGGCAAAATAGGTGTAGCGGTTACGGGCTTGCGACTCACCCGCAAAGGCTTTTAAAAGATTTTTTTCGGTTTGGGCACCTTTCAATCTTCCCACGTTTTTCCTCCTCTTGTTTTTGGGTTAACAGCCAAATATGTTTTCAGCAAGATTGATCATTTCATCTACAAGCTTAAGCGTTCTGACAATGTTTGCGTCGCAGGGTCTCAAGTTTGTAAGCACTCCTTGATCGGAGAATAAAAATGTCATCAAGACGACAGGTATTAGCTAAAGACAGACGAAAAAAAATTAATAATAACACTTCAAAATGCATGCCAAAACTGGGAAGTTGATTACAGGATGTAGAAAATTACGTATTAACAGATGCTTGTAGCTGTATGCCCAGGAAAAACGTTTTTGGGCAGGAGATGAACTGATACAGCCGTGATACACAATCGAATAGTGATTTAAATATACAGTTTGTTTTAACATCGAGTCAATAGGAAATTCCGGCTGATTTGCTTAAGACAGCTTGTCGATCTAAACAAAATCACCCGGCAGCTTGCTATAAATGTTTCAGAAAGGGTGTTTATGCGATCGAAGGCGCAGTTAAGGAATGGCTCAAAAACGAGCTCAGTGATGCAGCCTGACGTTATCTTTTTCCAATCGGTACAAATTCACACACGGCCGGCCCGCAGTATTCGCCGACATATTCTGATTCCGGGCGGTAAATTACGGGTTTGGGGGCTGCGTCTGCAAACTGCTCTTCGATGATATGGGCGGTCCAGCCCGCAATTCTGGAAATGGCAAACAGACCGGTGAAGAGGTCAAACGGTATTCCCATGGAATAGTACAGCGAGGCGCTGTAGAAATCCACATTGACGTATATATCGCGGCCTTTGCGCTGTTTGAAGGCTTCTTTGCCTTTGATTGCAAGCAGTTTGGACATCTCATACCACTTGGTTTCGCCGGTGCGTTCCCCCATTCGTTTTGACATGGGCGCCAGGATATGAGCGCGGGGGTCATCGGTTTTGTAGACCGCATGACCCAGGCCCATTATCACTTTCCCGGCGTCAAGCGTTTGGTTGACATAGTCTTCGACCTTGTCGATAGATCCGATTTGCATTAGCATTTCCATGACCCGCACGTTGGCGCCGCCGTGCAGTTCGCCGGACAAGGATCCCACTGCCGCCGAGACGGCGGCATACATGTGCGCCCGTGTTGAAGCCACTTCCCGGGCGGCGAAGGTGGATGCATTAAACGAGTGTTCAGCATGCAGAACCAGGCAGACATCAAAAAATCTGGCAAGTTCTTTGTTCGGAACCGTGCCGTTGAGCATATAAAGAAAGTTGGCGGCATGATCGAGCCGGGGATCCGGTGCAACCGGTTCCTTCCCATTGCGAATACGGTCCCAGGCTGCCAGGATCGTCGGCAGTTTGGCGACCAGCTTGACGGCCTTTTGCAACAAGGCTTCGCGCGAGGCTTTTTGAAGGTCAGGGTCATGATGGGCCAGCATAGCCACGCCCGCCTGGAGTATATCCATGGGCAGGGCGCTTTTGGGGCGGGTTTTCAAAGCGGCAATCAATTCCGGGGGGATAGCCCTTTCGGCGGCCAGCCGGGCCTTGAACGCTTCCAGTTCATTCTTTTCGGGGAGTTTCTCAAACAGCAACAAATGGCAGACTTCCTCAAATGTCGCTTTTTCAGCCAGATCCTGAATAAGGTATCCCCTGTATATTAATCTGCCGCCGGCACCGTCCACATCACTGATTTTGGTACTGGCAATGGTAATTCCGCGCAGACCGGTATCTTTGGCTTTAATGCTTTCGGTCATGTCATCCTCCTTTCCTTTCCGTTTATGATCATCAGGCCATTTGTATGGCGTGCAAAAAACAAGAGGAACAACGACCCGATTACGAAGAAGTTTCCAGGCAGACGATCGGGCAGTGTATGATCGATACGGAAATACAGTGGGGTGATCCTCAAGGATACTGTTTTCACCACTTTTACCCGTACAAATGCTGATAGGTGAAAAATCCGGGCTAGAATGCTATCTTTTCAGGCGGTCGCCGTTCTGGAATATATTCATGCGGGATTTTTTCTGCATTCCATTCCTTGGAAACATAGAGATTGCAGTAACAGCTTCCGAACTCTTGGACATCCGGGACCCGGTAAATACAGGGACAGATAATGTCCTTGTCATGCTCCCGGTCTCCGGCGGCCAGCCTGCAGGGACAGGCCATGTACCCGTAGCGCTCCTTGTTGAGAATCAGGGCTTCTAACAGGTCAAAAACCCTTTGCTTGTCCTTGTTGAAAAAATATCCCTTGGGTTCCTGAGTCTTTCTCAGCATTTCGTAGAGTTTTTCTACATCCATTACAATCCCAGGGCCTCCTTTATCTCTTTTTCCTTAAATCCTACGATAACCGTATTGCCGATGATAATCGTAGGAAAGGAGCATTTGGGGTTGAACTTTTTAACATCTTCCAAGATCGCGGCTCTCTCTTCACCTTGAAGGAGATCGACATCAACAAATTCATACTTGACGGTGCAGTCTGCGAGCAGGTTTTTAGTGGCTTTACAGTGGCTGCAGGTGCTGAGAGAATAAAGCTGTACCGATTGTTCAGACATTTCC is a window of Candidatus Desulfatibia profunda DNA encoding:
- a CDS encoding NAD(P)H-dependent oxidoreductase yields the protein MFVLGLQGSPRKKANTNFLLSAFMNEAEKLGARTHVIEVVKKNIKFCIGCGFCEKNGYCITQDDDMKPEIYPLFRAADVILLASPVYFYNVTAQLKALIDRSQALWSRKYKLNLTDPARNFRRGFLLSLGATKGKNLFEGVILTAKYFFDAVGAGYNGSLTYWQIENSGDMAKHPTVHEDVEKAVADLVKPLQGRKKVLFACRENACRSQMAGTFAQIFGGDKLEVFTGGGSPVDKINPVMVEVMEEKGVDMAFRRPQSLEAAIATLQPELIITMGCGEKCPFVPGARVQDWDLPDPAGKGIDFMRNVRDKIEKRVKDLISSL
- a CDS encoding desulfoferrodoxin, whose amino-acid sequence is MTARLEVYKCNVCGNIVEVLHAGEGELVCCGQPMNLLVENTVDAAKEKHVPVVKKTAEDVNVKVGSVAHPMEAKHYIEWVEIIADGKTYRQFLNPGDAPEATFNVDAKKITAREYCNLHGHWKA
- a CDS encoding rubrerythrin family protein, producing MGRLKGAQTEKNLLKAFAGESQARNRYTYFAGQAKKEGYVQIADIFEETANQEKEHAKRFFKFLEGDMLEITAMFPAGVIGTTLENLKAAAAGEHEEYSYLYPGFAKTARKEGFEDVAMVFEAVSVAEKQHEKRYLDLAANIESGRVFKRDDTVVWRCRNCGYLHKGSEAPEACPACAHPKAHFELLGENW
- a CDS encoding glutaredoxin family protein, yielding MSEQSVQLYSLSTCSHCKATKNLLADCTVKYEFVDVDLLQGEERAAILEDVKKFNPKCSFPTIIIGNTVIVGFKEKEIKEALGL
- a CDS encoding citrate (Si)-synthase, which produces MKAKDTGLRGITIASTKISDVDGAGGRLIYRGYLIQDLAEKATFEEVCHLLLFEKLPEKNELEAFKARLAAERAIPPELIAALKTRPKSALPMDILQAGVAMLAHHDPDLQKASREALLQKAVKLVAKLPTILAAWDRIRNGKEPVAPDPRLDHAANFLYMLNGTVPNKELARFFDVCLVLHAEHSFNASTFAAREVASTRAHMYAAVSAAVGSLSGELHGGANVRVMEMLMQIGSIDKVEDYVNQTLDAGKVIMGLGHAVYKTDDPRAHILAPMSKRMGERTGETKWYEMSKLLAIKGKEAFKQRKGRDIYVNVDFYSASLYYSMGIPFDLFTGLFAISRIAGWTAHIIEEQFADAAPKPVIYRPESEYVGEYCGPAVCEFVPIGKR
- a CDS encoding rubredoxin; its protein translation is MDNYVCSICGYVYDPRKGDPDNGIDPGTKFEDLPDDWECPVCGALKDDFEKES
- a CDS encoding FprA family A-type flavoprotein, which produces MAKALIVYATRTGETQRIGELIAEGLRFSGVDAAVKDVKDIKKEADLEGYDALILGSATYHGDMMQGMKTLLFLAEKAGLEAKIGGAFGAFGWSGEAPDRIFNTMKNIFKMDMVGDPLRLKSSALGGGVKMAQDYGREIAKKLK
- a CDS encoding ferredoxin:thioredoxin reductase, whose translation is MDVEKLYEMLRKTQEPKGYFFNKDKQRVFDLLEALILNKERYGYMACPCRLAAGDREHDKDIICPCIYRVPDVQEFGSCYCNLYVSKEWNAEKIPHEYIPERRPPEKIAF